In a single window of the Prinia subflava isolate CZ2003 ecotype Zambia chromosome 3, Cam_Psub_1.2, whole genome shotgun sequence genome:
- the LOC134548509 gene encoding collagen alpha-2(I) chain-like encodes MAPPPAAPPAGPGSAAGGRGCGTAPAPRGAHGAAPPARLRHCACAAGSARSSAPCLPAALRLRRGERTERGEHGTAARSAPCLPAALRLRRGERTERRSGTAARSAPCPPAALRLRRGERTERRPLPAPAPLRAGGAAALRLRRGERTERGEHGTAARSAPCPPAALRLRSAPAPPPPPSCVGEQRQPGGKGGEGGRAGAGEGSVKGVLLKIRHARRVCCTEFGLLYRPYASVLETLLWKNSANF; translated from the coding sequence ATggccccgccgcccgcagcgccccctgccggccccggctccgctgcgggcGGGCGGGGCTGCGGCACTGCGCCTGCGCCGCGGGGAGCGCACGGAGCAGCGCCCCCTGCCCGCCTGCGGCACTGCGCCTGCGCCGCGGGGAGCGCACGGAGCAGCGCCCCCTGCCTGCCTGCGGCACTGCGCCTGCGCCGCGGGGAGCGCACGGAGCGGGGCGAGCATGGCACCGCCGCCCGCAGCGCCCCCTGCCTGCCTGCGGCACTGCGCCTGCGCCGCGGGGAGCGCACGGAGCGGCGCTCGGGCACCGCCGCCCGCAGCGCCCCCTGCCCGCCTGCGGCACTGCGCCTGCGCCGCGGGGAGCGCACGGAgcggcgccccctgccggccccggctccgctgcgggcGGGCGGGGCTGCGGCACTGCGCCTGCGCCGCGGGGAGCGCACGGAGCGGGGCGAGCATGGCACCGCCGCCCGCAGCGCCCCCTGCCCGCCTGCGGCACTGCGCCTGCGCAGCGCTCcagccccgcccccgccgccatcttgtgtgGGAGAGCAGCGCCAGCCCGGCGGGAAAggcggggagggaggaagggcaggggcGGGTGAGGGAAGTGTAAAGGGAGTTCTGTTAAAGATTCGTCACGCCAGACGAGTTTGTTGTACAGAATTTGGTTTATTATACCGGCCATATGCCAGCGTTTTGGAGACACTGCTGTGGAAAAATTCTGCGAATTTCTAA